Proteins encoded in a region of the Teredinibacter purpureus genome:
- a CDS encoding sensor histidine kinase, protein MKTAFMPRKKQFWLYHGLGVFTLSIIELVTAVLWPHAVGFKLISGFILWPILFTIAVLIFRWWYNNNVGVRGWTGKLISVVVVYSAVSAFIIASIIVAILLPVFIAEFVTPEQLEQGYDYFDLIISMVGNATLSGNLFIAAWAFIYVFVKESWRARDSEVANLKLKNSLKEAKLSRLSNQLNPHFLFNSLNNIRFMIHENPQYADAMITALSEILRYSLASSENEKISLQEEIAIIKRYIEIITLQYEDKINFSLDVQQSDLRCLIPPMSIQLLVENAVKHGIEYIREGGVVRVTIAVRNRQLQVEVRNPIPIDAVENTHRNTGMGLVNVRERLQLLYGEQASLVAEKKGHLFVAEMTLPEEIAA, encoded by the coding sequence ATGAAAACGGCATTCATGCCACGCAAAAAACAGTTTTGGCTCTACCATGGTTTAGGTGTCTTTACGCTGTCGATAATCGAATTGGTGACGGCGGTCCTTTGGCCGCATGCTGTAGGCTTTAAACTGATCAGTGGTTTTATTCTATGGCCCATTCTATTTACGATAGCAGTGTTGATATTCCGATGGTGGTATAACAACAATGTGGGTGTTAGAGGTTGGACGGGCAAACTAATCTCGGTAGTCGTGGTCTATTCAGCCGTTTCCGCGTTTATTATTGCCTCTATCATTGTTGCGATACTGTTACCCGTTTTTATTGCAGAGTTTGTAACACCTGAGCAGTTGGAGCAAGGCTACGACTATTTTGACCTAATTATTTCTATGGTAGGAAACGCTACACTTTCGGGCAACCTGTTTATTGCCGCATGGGCTTTTATTTATGTGTTTGTAAAGGAAAGTTGGCGCGCTCGAGATTCTGAGGTGGCCAATCTAAAGTTAAAAAATAGCCTGAAAGAAGCCAAACTTAGCCGCTTATCGAACCAGCTAAACCCGCATTTTTTGTTTAATAGCCTCAACAATATACGTTTTATGATTCACGAAAACCCACAATATGCCGACGCTATGATTACCGCACTGTCGGAAATACTGCGTTACTCTTTAGCGTCTAGTGAGAATGAAAAAATTTCACTGCAAGAAGAGATAGCCATTATAAAGCGTTATATAGAGATCATTACCCTTCAGTACGAAGATAAAATTAACTTTTCTTTAGACGTTCAGCAATCCGATTTGCGTTGTTTAATTCCTCCTATGTCGATTCAATTACTGGTCGAAAATGCCGTGAAACACGGCATTGAATATATTCGTGAAGGCGGCGTAGTTCGTGTCACTATAGCGGTCCGTAACCGTCAGTTACAGGTTGAAGTGCGTAACCCCATTCCGATTGACGCAGTGGAGAATACACATCGTAATACCGGTATGGGCTTGGTTAACGTGCGGGAGCGCCTTCAACTGTTATATGGAGAGCAGGCTTCATTGGTAGCCGAGAAAAAAGGGCATTTATTTGTGGCAGAAATGACTTTGCCGGAGGAGATCGCGGCGTGA
- a CDS encoding 23S rRNA (adenine(2030)-N(6))-methyltransferase RlmJ: MLSYRHSFHAGNFADVIKHIVQIEILDHLCKKDTPFAYIDTHSGAGLYDLRSESAAKLGEYQDGVAKLWAPRPDIISRYLDLIASFNASDAIHRYPGSPLIAQAIMRSQDRSWLYELHPQDFNTLSNNVKRDKAIRVHCEDGLTGVLAHVPPVSRRGLILIDPSYEVKTEYEKVFYAVTKAYKKFSTGIFAIWYPVVERSTIRELERRLANSGMKNIQRFELGVLPDTTERGMTAAGMFVVNTPWGLMDKMQRVLPLLKKRLALDENAFYTCDSVTSEFGKKL, translated from the coding sequence TTGTTAAGCTATAGACACTCCTTTCACGCCGGTAATTTTGCGGACGTGATTAAGCATATTGTTCAAATTGAAATTCTCGATCATCTCTGTAAAAAAGATACGCCATTTGCCTATATCGATACGCATTCGGGGGCAGGCTTGTATGATTTACGCTCGGAGTCAGCCGCTAAGTTGGGTGAGTATCAAGATGGCGTTGCAAAATTATGGGCGCCGCGCCCCGATATCATATCTCGCTATCTTGATCTTATCGCCTCGTTTAATGCGAGTGATGCTATTCATCGGTACCCGGGTTCGCCACTTATTGCGCAGGCTATTATGCGCTCGCAAGATCGATCTTGGTTGTATGAGCTACATCCTCAAGATTTCAATACGCTCAGTAATAATGTGAAGCGTGACAAGGCCATCCGCGTGCACTGTGAAGATGGCTTGACAGGTGTGCTCGCACACGTGCCTCCGGTTAGCCGAAGAGGGCTGATATTAATCGACCCCTCCTATGAGGTGAAGACCGAGTACGAAAAAGTGTTTTATGCGGTTACCAAAGCTTATAAGAAATTTTCTACTGGAATATTTGCCATATGGTATCCCGTGGTTGAAAGATCTACGATAAGGGAACTCGAAAGACGATTAGCTAATAGCGGAATGAAAAATATTCAGCGCTTCGAACTCGGAGTGTTGCCCGATACCACTGAAAGAGGAATGACGGCAGCGGGTATGTTCGTGGTGAATACGCCGTGGGGCCTTATGGACAAAATGCAGCGTGTATTGCCCTTGTTAAAGAAACGTCTAGCGCTGGACGAAAACGCATTTTATACCTGCGATAGTGTCACGAGTGAATTCGGTAAAAAATTATAG
- a CDS encoding PEP-CTERM sorting domain-containing protein, translating to MNRIIFLLAALFTYSANAAVITVEGTNQNVGNCIPFGCAGSYDPFMTNVYRDLDSFSLNAGDTIAFDLSGVNDRDIIFDIYLASTATNGGNTADANGFTQVVSAGNGGRGTSAQGDYELVFDIDSSWDFLGGGLMIAFAPAGTTASDNSWSTGFYGNSSASGTHVGQFYSGSVAGGGNYRTSIIPNFQITTNAAAVPEPGSLALLGFGLAGLGFMRRKKAA from the coding sequence ATGAACAGAATTATTTTTTTACTTGCCGCTTTATTTACCTACTCTGCAAACGCTGCCGTTATCACAGTTGAGGGAACCAACCAGAACGTCGGAAACTGTATTCCGTTTGGGTGTGCGGGCTCTTATGACCCGTTTATGACGAACGTGTACCGTGATCTTGACTCTTTCAGCTTGAATGCTGGCGATACTATTGCCTTCGACCTTTCTGGCGTAAACGATAGAGATATCATTTTTGATATCTATTTAGCGTCAACCGCAACTAACGGTGGAAATACCGCTGATGCGAACGGCTTTACTCAGGTTGTATCGGCTGGAAACGGTGGTCGTGGTACATCGGCACAAGGCGATTACGAATTGGTTTTTGATATCGATTCTTCTTGGGATTTCTTGGGCGGCGGTTTGATGATCGCATTTGCTCCTGCAGGCACAACAGCCTCCGACAATAGTTGGAGCACAGGTTTTTACGGTAACAGTAGCGCTAGTGGTACGCACGTTGGTCAGTTCTACTCCGGTAGTGTTGCTGGCGGCGGAAATTACCGAACGTCTATTATTCCTAACTTCCAAATTACAACCAACGCTGCAGCGGTTCCAGAGCCTGGTAGCCTTGCGTTGTTAGGCTTTGGCCTTGCTGGCCTAGGCTTTATGCGACGTAAAAAAGCAGCGTAG
- a CDS encoding pyridoxamine 5'-phosphate oxidase family protein, translating into MGKQFDSLSEKLSAFIAEQKLFFVGTATDDSRVNISPKGMDSLRVLGPNRVVWLNVTGSGNETSAHVQINPRMTIMFAAFEGKPLILRLYGTANVIHHTDEQWPALSALFNPTVGARQIFDFTVEMVQTSCGMAVPYLSYDSDRELLTNWATQQGEDGINRYWENKNQNTIDGIPTHIVEKNLGS; encoded by the coding sequence ATGGGCAAGCAATTCGATTCTCTTTCAGAAAAACTTAGTGCTTTTATTGCGGAACAAAAACTTTTTTTCGTGGGTACGGCCACTGACGATAGTCGCGTGAACATTTCGCCTAAAGGCATGGATTCGTTGCGGGTACTGGGGCCTAACCGAGTGGTGTGGCTGAACGTTACGGGGAGTGGTAACGAGACTTCTGCGCATGTGCAAATAAACCCCAGAATGACCATTATGTTTGCAGCCTTCGAAGGAAAACCGCTTATTTTACGTTTATACGGTACGGCAAACGTCATACACCATACAGATGAACAATGGCCCGCACTTTCTGCTTTATTTAACCCCACCGTGGGCGCTCGGCAAATTTTTGATTTTACAGTTGAGATGGTTCAAACATCGTGTGGGATGGCAGTGCCGTACCTTTCCTATGATAGCGATCGAGAGTTGCTGACGAATTGGGCCACTCAGCAGGGCGAAGACGGCATTAACCGCTATTGGGAGAATAAAAATCAGAACACCATCGATGGGATTCCGACACATATTGTAGAGAAAAATTTAGGGAGTTGA
- a CDS encoding serine hydrolase domain-containing protein: protein MLRLITRIVMCVVCVVSFRAYGANDGPSTLLELKQAVDAIRTETGAPAFGIALVDRNGPVWVTGVGEANRESNIPATADTIFRIGSVSKMLSGIAVMQLVDAGKLSLDDTLREIAPSIVFENPWAESHPVRIAHLLEHTTGWDVHPGEYSVPAPDTLRLEEGLNSHPDSRLSRWPPGTRYSYSNTGPVVAAFVVEVITGMRYEDYMAQFVFEPLAMSSSSFFKTLEYDARGATLYSQKGPLDYFHIYSRPSSSLNTSANDMAQLMSMMIGRGAFKGVRLLSEAAITRMEQSETTLGAEAGIHSGYGLTLDVTGFQGRNTAFYGHSGGLPGAITEFVYQPSVGKGFVFMINEDNPRAYSQLSDVFRTYLLKDEPAVSVQPLSLPEKYRQLSGLYTPINPIFELGKIQFDITHVMRFSADETYLHRSPFFGGWQSNDYAIDDGPLISDWSGLPSIVIVNDPVAGEAVQVEGVLYQKTSVLIVVGRLVFIVMAALLVLLSFIYPLWRLLVRIKSKKPEPIALRLRLLPTLLSSLLLILPVFILFSGLDIKRLMESSIISWAIFIVSVLYPLAAIVGFVYVARIRKIASEWQEYWYVAVMACTHVWIATYLACYGFFAYRLWA from the coding sequence ATGTTGCGGTTGATCACCCGAATAGTAATGTGCGTAGTGTGTGTGGTTTCGTTTCGCGCGTATGGTGCCAATGACGGGCCGTCTACTTTGCTGGAATTAAAACAGGCCGTAGACGCGATTCGTACTGAAACGGGGGCGCCGGCGTTTGGCATCGCATTGGTAGACCGAAACGGGCCGGTGTGGGTAACAGGCGTTGGCGAGGCAAATAGAGAGAGCAATATACCCGCAACGGCAGATACCATTTTTCGAATTGGCTCGGTCTCTAAAATGTTATCGGGTATTGCTGTAATGCAGTTAGTGGACGCCGGAAAACTTTCCTTGGACGACACTTTGCGCGAAATAGCGCCTAGCATCGTTTTTGAAAATCCGTGGGCAGAGAGTCATCCCGTTCGTATCGCCCATTTACTAGAGCATACAACGGGCTGGGATGTTCACCCTGGCGAGTATTCAGTTCCAGCACCAGATACATTGCGTTTGGAGGAGGGGCTCAACAGCCATCCCGATTCGAGATTGTCGCGTTGGCCTCCAGGTACACGTTATTCCTACAGTAATACCGGGCCGGTGGTAGCAGCCTTTGTTGTTGAAGTGATTACAGGCATGCGATACGAAGACTATATGGCGCAGTTCGTATTTGAACCGCTGGCGATGAGTTCAAGCTCGTTTTTTAAAACGCTGGAGTACGATGCCCGTGGTGCAACGCTTTATTCGCAAAAAGGGCCGCTCGATTACTTTCACATTTATTCGCGCCCGTCTTCTTCGTTGAATACCAGTGCCAACGATATGGCTCAGCTAATGAGCATGATGATTGGGCGCGGAGCGTTTAAGGGGGTTCGTCTATTAAGTGAAGCCGCTATAACCCGAATGGAACAGTCTGAGACCACCTTGGGTGCAGAGGCCGGTATACATTCGGGTTATGGGTTAACGTTGGATGTGACCGGTTTTCAGGGGCGTAATACTGCTTTCTATGGTCATAGCGGTGGGTTACCCGGCGCCATTACTGAGTTCGTCTATCAGCCGAGTGTGGGAAAGGGCTTCGTCTTTATGATAAACGAAGATAACCCACGTGCGTATTCTCAACTTTCTGATGTGTTTCGTACCTATTTACTTAAAGACGAACCTGCGGTGAGCGTGCAGCCCCTTTCATTGCCGGAAAAATATAGGCAGCTATCCGGTTTATATACGCCCATTAACCCGATTTTTGAGTTGGGTAAAATTCAGTTCGATATTACCCACGTGATGCGATTTAGTGCTGATGAAACCTACTTGCACCGTAGCCCATTCTTTGGTGGCTGGCAGAGCAATGATTATGCGATAGACGACGGGCCGTTAATATCGGATTGGTCGGGGTTACCCTCAATCGTGATAGTGAACGACCCTGTTGCCGGCGAAGCCGTTCAGGTTGAAGGTGTGCTCTATCAAAAAACCTCCGTCTTAATCGTTGTGGGGCGTTTAGTTTTTATTGTGATGGCAGCGCTGTTAGTGCTATTGAGTTTTATCTATCCCTTATGGCGATTATTGGTTCGAATAAAGTCGAAAAAGCCAGAGCCTATTGCGCTAAGGTTGCGTTTATTGCCAACGCTATTAAGTAGCCTACTGCTAATATTACCGGTGTTTATACTGTTCAGTGGGCTTGATATTAAACGCCTCATGGAATCGTCGATTATTAGTTGGGCCATTTTTATCGTTAGTGTGTTGTACCCCTTAGCGGCCATTGTTGGGTTTGTATATGTGGCACGTATTAGAAAAATAGCGAGCGAGTGGCAAGAGTATTGGTATGTCGCGGTAATGGCGTGTACCCATGTTTGGATTGCGACCTACTTAGCGTGTTATGGCTTTTTTGCGTATCGGTTATGGGCGTAA
- a CDS encoding sulfite exporter TauE/SafE family protein: MLDIEWLVLFLLLGCVVGFMAGLLGIGGGGIMVPLLTTLFLAQGVPVEKVVHLALGTSMASIIFTSLSSLRAHHAKQAVRWLMVKRLSVGILIGTFAATFVVAKIDALYLALFFSVFMGCVSIQLFLNRHPKPVDHSPGGKEFLCVGAGIGAVSALVSIGGGSLTVPYLVWRNIDIKHAIGTSAAIGLPISLAGTLGYLVNGWSTTTEEAYTYGFIYMPAVALISVASVFMAPIGATLAHRLPVLWLKKIFSGLLILLSIKMLLSVV; this comes from the coding sequence ATGTTGGATATAGAATGGTTGGTTTTATTTCTATTGCTCGGGTGCGTAGTCGGTTTTATGGCTGGCTTATTAGGGATTGGTGGCGGCGGTATTATGGTACCGCTATTAACGACACTATTTTTGGCGCAAGGGGTGCCGGTTGAAAAAGTTGTGCATTTGGCTTTGGGTACGTCAATGGCGTCTATCATATTCACCTCGCTTTCGAGTCTTCGTGCTCATCATGCAAAGCAAGCCGTGCGCTGGTTAATGGTTAAACGGTTAAGTGTAGGTATATTAATTGGCACCTTTGCGGCTACATTTGTTGTGGCAAAAATAGACGCGCTTTATCTCGCGCTTTTCTTTTCGGTCTTTATGGGCTGTGTCTCCATTCAACTTTTTCTTAACAGACACCCTAAGCCTGTTGACCATTCACCAGGCGGTAAAGAGTTTTTATGTGTAGGCGCTGGCATTGGCGCTGTATCGGCGTTGGTGTCTATTGGTGGTGGTTCTCTTACGGTTCCCTACCTTGTATGGCGAAATATCGATATTAAACACGCTATAGGAACATCGGCTGCAATAGGGCTACCTATTTCGTTGGCGGGTACTTTGGGTTATTTAGTGAACGGCTGGTCAACTACAACAGAAGAAGCTTATACCTACGGTTTTATTTATATGCCGGCGGTTGCGTTAATCTCGGTGGCTAGTGTGTTTATGGCGCCAATTGGAGCAACATTAGCGCATCGATTACCGGTGTTATGGCTGAAAAAGATTTTTTCAGGTTTGCTAATTTTACTCAGTATAAAAATGCTGCTGTCAGTCGTGTAG
- the holA gene encoding DNA polymerase III subunit delta — protein MAKIRAEQLAAAVKKNLAPVYFITGDEPLIVQECCDTIRQAAREQGFSERELHHTDTHFSWDELYNSANALSLFADKKIIEIRIHNGKPADAGSKAIVEYCSSPNDDTLLLLVSPKIDSRSQKSKWFTAIEKVGATVQVWPIGIPQMPRWVDQRLKAAGLHADSEAIDILCARTEGNLLAAVQEIEKLKLAAEDNFIDAQLMTAAVMDSARYDIFGLVDKAIYGDSRSAATSLQGLRSEGTEPLTLLWALTREIRSLNNIKEAMDTGESFDAAARKNGVWEKRKPLFKAALKRIKPRQLQDLIRKAALADRVTKGVGTGNVWNILLDLTLGLAGMPVLTAKTQRLEFRS, from the coding sequence ATGGCGAAAATTAGAGCGGAACAACTCGCTGCCGCCGTTAAAAAAAACTTAGCGCCCGTGTATTTTATAACCGGTGACGAACCCCTCATAGTACAAGAGTGCTGTGACACTATTCGCCAAGCCGCGCGCGAACAAGGGTTTAGCGAACGCGAACTACACCATACCGATACCCACTTTAGTTGGGACGAACTCTACAACAGCGCCAACGCACTCTCGCTATTTGCCGACAAAAAAATAATCGAAATTCGCATCCATAATGGCAAGCCCGCCGACGCCGGCAGCAAAGCCATTGTAGAATATTGCTCGTCGCCGAACGACGATACCCTGCTGCTTCTGGTCAGCCCCAAAATAGACAGTCGAAGTCAAAAAAGTAAATGGTTTACGGCCATCGAAAAAGTGGGCGCCACCGTACAAGTCTGGCCCATTGGCATACCGCAAATGCCTCGCTGGGTAGACCAACGCTTAAAGGCCGCTGGCTTGCACGCCGACAGCGAAGCCATTGATATTCTCTGTGCAAGGACAGAAGGAAACTTACTCGCCGCCGTTCAAGAAATAGAAAAACTTAAACTCGCCGCCGAAGACAATTTTATTGATGCACAGCTAATGACCGCCGCTGTCATGGATTCGGCCCGCTACGATATTTTTGGATTAGTCGACAAAGCCATTTATGGTGACAGCCGCTCTGCGGCTACTAGCTTGCAAGGGTTGCGCTCAGAAGGCACCGAGCCCCTAACGCTGCTTTGGGCGTTAACACGTGAAATACGCAGCTTAAACAATATTAAAGAAGCAATGGATACCGGCGAAAGTTTCGATGCCGCTGCCCGAAAAAATGGTGTCTGGGAAAAACGTAAACCGCTGTTTAAAGCGGCGCTTAAGCGAATAAAACCGAGACAACTACAAGATTTAATTCGTAAAGCCGCGCTAGCCGATAGGGTCACTAAGGGCGTTGGCACAGGTAATGTGTGGAACATTCTACTCGACCTCACTCTAGGGCTGGCCGGTATGCCTGTACTCACCGCGAAAACTCAACGGCTAGAGTTTCGCAGTTAA
- a CDS encoding LytR/AlgR family response regulator transcription factor gives MKAIVVEDSRLARTGLIRMLEEHPTIHVVGDAEHPKDARALIASERPELLFLDIHMPGESGFELLESLDYSPKIIFTTAYSEYAIQSFEHNTIDYLLKPISKERLAQSIDKIGGLSAPSNEQVPEKSIVSNTAPLNMNSRILVKDSNSCHLVPLADIRYFESCKNYVQIMFGEKKAFVKKTMAHIEQRLPSNHFFRVSRQHIVNLECIDTMVESISDGYDLTMNDGKSIDISRRNASRLKELLSL, from the coding sequence GTGAAGGCAATTGTAGTTGAGGATTCGCGGTTAGCGCGAACGGGCTTGATTCGAATGCTAGAGGAACACCCCACTATTCACGTTGTGGGAGATGCCGAACACCCCAAAGATGCGCGCGCGTTAATCGCCTCCGAGCGGCCAGAATTGCTCTTTCTGGATATTCATATGCCCGGTGAATCGGGTTTTGAACTGTTAGAGTCGTTGGACTACAGCCCAAAAATTATTTTTACCACGGCTTATTCTGAATATGCGATTCAATCCTTTGAGCACAATACCATTGATTATTTATTAAAGCCGATCAGTAAAGAGCGCCTTGCGCAATCTATCGATAAAATCGGTGGCTTAAGCGCACCGTCAAACGAGCAAGTGCCTGAGAAGTCTATTGTGAGCAACACTGCTCCTCTCAATATGAACAGTCGAATATTGGTGAAAGACAGTAATTCCTGCCATTTAGTGCCCTTAGCCGATATTCGCTATTTTGAAAGTTGTAAAAACTACGTTCAAATTATGTTCGGTGAAAAAAAGGCCTTTGTAAAAAAAACCATGGCCCATATTGAGCAGCGCCTACCGTCGAATCATTTTTTTAGAGTAAGCCGGCAGCACATTGTTAACTTGGAATGTATTGACACAATGGTCGAGTCTATAAGTGATGGCTATGATTTAACCATGAACGATGGTAAATCTATTGATATCTCTCGACGTAACGCCAGCAGGCTTAAAGAGCTATTAAGCCTGTAA
- a CDS encoding TonB-dependent receptor plug domain-containing protein produces the protein MTVFFSQWHNRDINMISGDNNTLLAHSIKKIITLAGLSGLAFSPALMAQNQEASLEEQMMVVGSRTPGRSADDLPVPVDILDADTLSKTGQTEVGRMLQQAAPSFNFSSSSISDGTDALRPATLRGLGPDQTLVLINGKRRHQASLIHINTSVGRGTAGTDMNAIPAASIKRIEILRDGAAAQYGSDAIAGIINIVLKDSADGGHVSASYGQFSEGDGQQLNMDLNKGFGFADSGFVNLTANYRDRGNTNRAAPQGGCLYGGCTDTDGNGFLEPAPGNGTLEVEGKARDGFRIGDADSTQLGLVLNAGMTVGRGELYSFITYSTRENESGAFHRNPTGTNGVDDALLTDGLNPADPQGFLPIIYSEIDDLSYNIGYQQDFNNNGLLDISYTAGTNTIDYSTRNSANYSYANHLQFGEGLSDAHIREQIPRDANAYGLELGLQTFNANFSQHIGRVNYSIGGELRNDHYKIIAGEEYAYRDYDTDPFTGDDLYSQNAGGSIQGFNGIGPESSVDEERSVTSAYADAEYQATHAWLLSGAARFDQYEGFGNTVNYKMASSYQVAEPLKLRGSVSTGFRAPSMQQLYFNNISTQIRDEGAVTVGTFRNDSPVVRALGVPELKEEESTNISVGFVANLSHNWNVTADYYSIDITDRIALSNQLTASDDPGNGELTEALDAVGAAAAQFFLNGADTETSGVDIVSTYSGIALGEGELNLTLAANFTETKVTSTYVPDNGALSTVDPSSVFSDQDISIIEQWQPKDRIVLSGDYHLDAFTAKLAFNRYGEYTVLDSTEQTYGAEWLTDIRLNYQLGSGVNIFIVGNNIFNVTPDEATNTTSRGGNFESSAGAEDMASNSVFQFSRRSAPFGFNGAFYSAGVSFKF, from the coding sequence ATGACGGTATTTTTCAGCCAATGGCACAATAGGGATATTAATATGATTTCAGGCGACAATAATACGCTGCTAGCCCACTCGATTAAAAAAATAATAACGTTGGCGGGCCTCAGCGGTCTCGCATTTTCACCCGCATTAATGGCACAAAATCAAGAAGCCTCCTTAGAAGAACAAATGATGGTTGTCGGCAGCCGCACGCCAGGTCGCTCCGCTGACGACCTACCGGTACCGGTCGATATTTTGGATGCCGACACACTCTCCAAAACAGGCCAAACGGAAGTGGGGCGTATGTTACAGCAAGCCGCGCCTTCATTTAATTTTTCCAGCTCTTCTATCAGTGACGGCACAGATGCTTTGCGCCCAGCCACCCTAAGAGGTTTAGGCCCAGACCAAACACTGGTGCTAATCAATGGTAAACGTCGCCATCAAGCCTCGCTTATTCATATCAATACCTCTGTTGGACGAGGCACGGCGGGAACCGATATGAATGCTATACCGGCGGCCTCAATTAAACGCATTGAAATTTTGCGTGATGGCGCGGCGGCACAATATGGCTCAGACGCGATTGCCGGTATTATTAATATAGTATTGAAAGATAGTGCCGACGGCGGTCATGTATCGGCCTCATACGGTCAGTTCTCCGAGGGTGATGGCCAACAATTGAATATGGACCTCAATAAAGGTTTCGGTTTTGCCGATTCGGGTTTCGTTAACCTAACCGCTAATTATCGTGATCGCGGCAACACCAATCGCGCAGCGCCGCAGGGCGGTTGTCTTTATGGCGGCTGCACCGATACCGATGGCAACGGTTTTCTAGAACCAGCCCCCGGCAACGGCACGCTCGAAGTTGAAGGAAAAGCGCGTGACGGGTTTCGCATTGGCGATGCCGATTCAACGCAATTGGGGCTGGTGCTGAATGCAGGAATGACAGTGGGCAGAGGTGAACTTTATAGTTTTATCACCTATTCAACGCGCGAAAATGAATCGGGTGCATTCCACCGCAACCCAACAGGCACTAACGGCGTCGACGACGCATTGCTCACCGATGGCCTCAACCCTGCCGACCCACAGGGTTTCTTGCCTATTATCTATTCCGAAATCGACGATCTTTCCTACAATATCGGCTATCAACAAGACTTCAATAATAACGGGCTGCTGGATATTTCATATACCGCTGGCACCAACACTATCGATTACAGCACGCGCAACAGCGCAAACTACTCTTATGCCAATCACTTACAATTTGGGGAAGGCTTAAGCGATGCTCACATTCGCGAACAAATCCCACGCGATGCCAACGCTTACGGGCTGGAACTCGGTTTACAAACATTCAACGCTAATTTTTCACAGCACATCGGCCGCGTAAATTATTCCATAGGGGGCGAATTACGTAACGATCACTATAAAATTATTGCGGGCGAAGAATACGCTTATCGCGATTACGATACTGACCCGTTCACGGGCGACGACCTCTACAGCCAGAATGCCGGCGGCAGTATTCAAGGTTTTAATGGCATTGGCCCCGAGTCTAGCGTAGATGAAGAGCGTAGCGTTACTTCAGCCTATGCCGATGCAGAATATCAAGCAACACACGCGTGGCTGCTAAGTGGCGCCGCCCGCTTTGATCAATACGAGGGTTTTGGTAACACCGTCAATTATAAAATGGCCTCCAGCTATCAGGTGGCCGAGCCGCTAAAATTACGGGGTTCTGTTAGCACCGGTTTTCGTGCGCCGTCCATGCAGCAACTGTACTTTAATAATATCTCCACGCAAATTCGCGATGAAGGCGCAGTAACAGTGGGCACTTTTCGTAATGACAGCCCCGTAGTAAGAGCGCTGGGCGTTCCCGAATTGAAAGAGGAAGAGTCCACCAATATTAGTGTAGGTTTTGTTGCGAACCTTTCGCACAATTGGAACGTAACCGCCGATTATTATTCGATCGATATTACCGATCGAATAGCCCTAAGTAATCAGCTTACCGCCAGTGACGATCCTGGAAACGGTGAACTCACAGAGGCACTAGACGCGGTGGGCGCAGCAGCAGCACAATTTTTCTTGAATGGCGCCGACACAGAAACGTCTGGTGTCGATATTGTCTCAACCTATTCAGGCATTGCGCTTGGCGAAGGAGAGCTCAACCTAACGCTCGCTGCAAATTTTACGGAAACAAAGGTTACCAGTACTTATGTGCCGGATAACGGAGCCCTCTCCACGGTTGACCCAAGTAGCGTATTCAGCGACCAAGACATTTCTATTATTGAACAATGGCAACCTAAAGACCGAATTGTGCTGAGCGGTGATTATCATCTTGACGCTTTTACCGCCAAACTTGCATTTAATCGTTATGGTGAATACACCGTTCTCGATAGCACAGAACAAACTTACGGTGCCGAATGGCTCACGGATATTCGATTAAATTATCAGTTAGGTAGCGGGGTGAATATTTTTATAGTGGGTAACAATATTTTTAATGTCACACCCGATGAAGCAACAAACACAACGTCACGCGGCGGGAATTTTGAATCGAGCGCAGGCGCCGAAGATATGGCCAGTAACAGTGTATTCCAGTTCTCTCGACGGAGTGCCCCGTTTGGCTTTAACGGTGCGTTCTATTCGGCCGGTGTCTCGTTTAAATTTTAA